The following are from one region of the Procambarus clarkii isolate CNS0578487 chromosome 52, FALCON_Pclarkii_2.0, whole genome shotgun sequence genome:
- the LOC138352023 gene encoding collagen alpha-2(IV) chain-like, translated as MGIVKNKNQHSPAISERSAPYSRHSEYSTQICGEGWLVTSLLAQPPDTAGEGWLVTSLLARPPDTAGEGWLVTSLLARPPDTDGEGRLVTSLLARPPDTAGEGWLVTSLLAQPPDTAGEGRLVTSLLAQPPDTAGEGRLVTSLLAPPPDTAGVGVANIEGVANREGVANREGVANIEGVANIEGVANIEGVANMKGVANMEGMANMKGVANMEGVANIEGVANMEGVANMVGVTNMEGVVNMEGVANIEGVVNMEGVANMKGVANMEGVANMEGVANMEGVANMEGVANIEGVANMKGVANMKGVANIEGVANMKGVANIEGVANMEGVANMEGVANMEGVANIEGVVNMEGVANMEGVANMEGVANMEGVVNMKGVANMEGVANMEGVANIEGVVNIEGVANMEGVANIEGVANMEGVANMEGVANMEGVVNMKGVANIEGVVNMEGVANMKGVANIEGVANMKGVANIEGVANMKGVANIEGVANMKGVANIEGVANMEGVANMEGVANMEGVANMEGVAAPINTTQFSA; from the exons ATGGGGATTGTAAAGAATAAGAATCAGCATTCTCCGGCAATCAGTGAGCGCAGTGCACCATACAGCAGACACTCAGAGTACAGCACTCAGA TATGTGGTGAGGGCTGGCTAGTTACTAGCCTACTAGCCCAGCCTCCAGACACGGCTGGTGAGGGCTGGCTAGTTACTAGCCTACTAGCCCGGCCTCCAGACACGGCTGGTGAGGGCTGGCTAGTTACTAGCCTACTAGCCCGGCCTCCAGACACGGATGGTGAGGGCCGGCTAGTTACTAGCCTACTAGCCCGGCCTCCAGACACGGCTGGTGAGGGCTGGCTAGTTACTAGTCTACTAGCCCAGCCTCCAGACACGGCTGGTGAGGGCCGGCTAGTTACTAGTCTACTAGCCCAGCCTCCAGACACGGCTGGTGAGGGCCGGCTAGTTACTAGCCTACTAGCCCCGCCTCCAGACACAGCTGGTGTAGGCGTGGCCAACATAGAGGGCGTGGCCAACAGAGAGGGCGTGGCCAACAGAGAGGGCGTGGCCAACATAGAGGGCGTGGCCAACATAGAGGGCGTGGCCAACATAGAGGGCGTGGCCAACATGAAGGGCGTGGCCAACATGGAGGGCATGGCCAACATGAAGGGCGTGGCCAACATGGAGGGCGTGGCCAACATAGAGGGCGTGGCCAACATGGAGGGCGTGGCCAACATGGTGGGCGTGACCAACATGGAGGGCGTGGTCAACATGGAGGGCGTGGCCAACATAGAGGGCGTGGTTAACATGGAGGGCGTGGCCAACATGAAGGGCGTGGCCAACATGGAGGGCGTGGCCAACATGGAGGGCGTGGCCAACATGGAGGGCGTGGCCAACATGGAGGGCGTGGCCAACATAGAGGGCGTGGCCAACATGAAAGGCGTGGCCAACATGAAAGGCGTGGCCAACATAGAGGGCGTGGCCAACATGAAGGGCGTGGCCAACATAGAGGGCGTGGCCAACATGGAGGGCGTGGCCAACATGGAGGGCGTGGCCAACATGGAGGGCGTGGCCAACATAGAGGGCGTGGTCAACATGGAGGGCGTGGCCAACATGGAGGGCGTGGCCAACATGGAGGGCGTGGCCAACATGGAGGGCGTGGTCAACATGAAGGGCGTGGCCAACATGGAGGGCGTGGCCAACATGGAGGGCGTGGCCAACATAGAGGGCGTGGTTAACATAGAGGGCGTGGCCAACATGGAGGGCGTGGCCAACATAGAGGGCGTGGCCAACATGGAGGGCGTGGCCAACATGGAGGGCGTGGCCAACATGGAGGGCGTGGTCAACATGAAGGGCGTGGCCAACATAGAGGGCGTGGTCAACATGGAGGGCGTGGCCAACATGAAGGGCGTGGCCAACATAGAGGGCGTGGCCAACATGAAGGGCGTGGCCAACATAGAGGGCGTGGCCAACATGAAGGGCGTGGCCAACATAGAGGGCGTGGCCAACATGAAGGGCGTGGCCAACATAGAGGGCGTGGCCAACATGGAGGGCGTGGCCAACATGGAGGGCGTGGCCAACATGGAGGGCGTGGCCAACATGGAGGGCGTGGCCGCACCAATCAATACAA cccagttttcggcgtga
- the LOC138352024 gene encoding uncharacterized protein PF3D7_1120000-like, which produces MAASTGKVNTPADECFEGSSAQGVRKEGVLDRLEIIGDSLKKYEEKVLKLQGRKISTLTDKVKIHEEQVKELLHENEAWKVKNGKFEDINKKIDSYSEQLQGSLRTNVASGKDLQLETSWRTNIEEANKELEKYKEEIKETYAQVVKEKETIKELWKSKPEMTNKKRISGQQLGKNW; this is translated from the exons ATGGCCGCCTCCACGGGGAAGGTAAACACACCAGCTGATGAGTGTTTTGAAGGCTCCTCAGCACAAGGTGTAAGGAAGGAAGGTGTTCTTGACAGGTTAGAGATTATTGGGGACAGCCttaagaagtatgaagaaaaggTCCTTAAATTA CAAGGTAGGAAAATTTCCACCTTAACTGACAAGGTGAAGATACACGAGGAACAAGTCAAGGAACTATTGCAtgaaaatgaggcatggaaagtgaagaatGGTAAATTTGAAGatataaacaagaaaatagattcatatagtgaacaactccaagggagccTGAGGACTAACGTAGCGTCAGGCAAAGATCTTCAACTGGAAACTTCATGGAGAACTAACATAGAGGAGGCTAATAAAgagctagaaaagtataaagaagaaataaaagagacATATgcacaagttgtaaaagagaaagagacgattAAGGAATtgtggaagtcaaaaccagaaatgacaaacAAGAAGCGGATCTCAGGCCAGCAGTTAGGCAAGAACTGGTAA